From the Niveibacterium microcysteis genome, the window AAACCGTCCCCACTTGTTCATCGGATAGTACCGTCGTTCCAAACAGGGTTTCAGACCGTTCAAGCGATTGTTTTTATTGTGTAATTTTCACTTATGCACAGAAACAGGTCTTGGTTTACTAATAGTAGTTATATGTTTACAAGATCTTGTTAACAACTGACTGTGAAGCGAATGCGTGTTCTGCGTCGATTGTTTGACCATCGGCTGACCAAAATCGAAACCGCATCAGTGTGAATATTCAGTGGGAAGACCGTGGCAAGATTTGGGGATAAGCGCATCAATTCGGTCGATGAGCAAAACACTCCCCAGTTGTTCATCAAACGCTACGCAGTTTATGAACAGGGTTTTAAGTGCATTAAGCGATTGTATCTATTGGATATTCTGTGTTTATCCACAGAAACCGGGTGCAGTTAACTAATAATAGAGGTTTACTTAAATGCTTCTGTTAACAGCTTCTCGTGAAGCCTTGTTGGGCCCCCTGCAGTCGGTTTCAGGGATCGTCGAAAAACGGCACACGCTGCCGATCCTGTCGAACGTGCTGATCGAAAAGCACGGTGACGACGTCACGCTGCTTGCTACTGACATCGAGATCCAGATCCGCACCTCCGGCCTTGCCAGCGGCGGTACCGACGCCAGCTTCACGGTCGGCGCGCGCAAGTTCCAGGACATCCTCCGCGCCCTGTCTGATGGCACCGAGGTCAACCTCAAGCTCGAGGCAAACCGCCTGTCCCTGCACGCCGGCAAGAGCCGCTTTGCGCTGCAGACGCTGCCTGCGTCCGACTACCCCCGTATGCAGTTCAACGATGCCGAGGCGGTCAGCTTCACGGTGTCGCAGAAGGCCTTCAAACGCCAGCTCGCCCAGGTCGCCTACTCGATGGCGGCACAGGACATCCGCTACTACCTCAATGGCCTTTTGGTTGTTGCTCAGGGCAACGAACTGCGCATGGTGGCCACCGACGGTCACCGCCTTGCATTCGCTTCGGCCGAAATCGACGCGGATTTGCCGAAAACCGAAGTCATCCTGCCCCGCAAGACGGTGCTTGAGCTCGCTCGCCAGCTGGCGGATAGCGATGAACCCCTCGAAATCGCCCTCGCCGGCAATCAGGCACGCTTCCGCTTTGGCCCGATCGAGCTGATCACAAAGCTCATCGACGGCAAGTTCCCGGACTACGAGCGCGTGATTCCGCAAAACCATCCGAAGCTGCTGATTCTTGGCCGGACGATGTTGCTGGCGTCGCTGCACCGCGCCGCAATTCTCACCAACGAGAAGTTCCGGGGCGTTCGTGTGGTACTGTCCTCTGGTAGCCTCAAGATCATCAGCTCGAACGCCGAGCAGGAAGAGGCTCAGGAAGAGATCGAAGTCGACTACGCCGGCGACTCGGTCGACATTGGTTTCAATGTCACCTACCTGCTCGATGTGCTGACGAACTCAGCCACCGACGAGATCGAGCTGCGGCTCAACGATGGCAACTCCAGCGCGCTGATCACCCTGCCGGGCGACGAGCGCTTCAAGTACGTCGTGATGCCGATGCGGATCTAAGCCGACAGTCATTCCCAGCGTTAGGCCACGGAATTGCAGGCGGGCGCGAACGGCTCATTCAGCCGTTCGCGCCTGGTCGTATGATCCGCGGCGATGAATTTCAGTTTTTGAAGCAAGGTCACCCGATGTCCGAACAGAACCAGCAACCCGCCTACGACGAAGACAGCATCCAGCAGCTTGAAGGGCTGGAGGCCGTGCGCAAGCGCCCTGGCATGTACATCGGTGACACCTCTGACGGCACCGGTCTGCACCACATGGTGTTCGAAGTCGTCGATAACGCGATCGACGAAGCGCTGGCGGGCCACTGCGACGACATCGTCGTCACGATCCACACCGACAACTCGATCTCGGTCACCGACAACGGTCGTGGCATTCCGGTCGGCATCAAATTCGACGACAAGCACGAACCCAAGCGCTCGGCGGCTGAGATCGTCATGTGCGTGCTGCACGCAGGCGGCAAGTTCAACCAGAACAGCTACAAGGTCTCAGGCGGTCTGCACGGCGTTGGTGTGTCGTGTGTGAATGCGCTCTCGAAATGGCTGCGGCTGACGATTCGTCGCGACGGCAAGAAGCACTTCCTCGAGTTCAACCGCGGCCACGCCGTGGACCGCCTGCTCGAAGTGCAGAACGGGGTCGAAGTCTCGCCGCTTCGCGTCATCGGTGACACCGAGAAACGCGGCACCGAAGTGCACTTCCTTGCCGATGAAGAGATCTTCGGCACCGTCGAATTCCATTACGAGATTCTCGCGAAGCGTCTGCGCGAGCTCTCCTTCCTGAACAACGGCGTGCGCATTCGCCTGATCGATCAGCGCACCAACCGCGAGGAAGACTTTGCCTTCTCCGGCGGCGTGCGTGGCTTCGTCGAGTACATCAACCGTGCGAAGACGGTGTTGCACCCCAACGTCTTTTACGCGGCCGGTGCCACTCAGGTGCCGGTCAGCGGTGGCGGCGGCACAGTGGAACTCACCGTCGAAGTCGCGATGCAGTGGAATGACAGCTACCAGGAACAGGTGCTGTGCTTCACGAACAATATTCCGCAGTCCGACGGCGGTACCCACCTCACCGGCCTGCGCATGGCGATGACCCGCGTCATCAACAAGTACATCGAAGAAAACGAGATCGCGAAGAAGGCCAAGGTCGAGATCACCGGCGATGACATGCGCGAAGGCCTTGCCTGTGTGCTGTCGGTGAAGATGCCCGATCCGAAGTTTGCTTCGCAGACCAAGATGAAGCTGGTCTCGAGCGAAGCCCGCCCGGCGGTGGAAGAAGTCGTCGCCGCCAAGCTGTCCGAATACCTGCTCGAACGCCCGATCGATGCCAAGACCATCTGCGGCAAGATCGTTGAGGCCTCGCGCGCCCGTGAAGCCGCCCGCAAGGCGCGTGAAATGACGCGCCGCAAAGGCGTGCTCGATGGCGTCGGCCTGCCCGGCAAACTCGCCGACTGCCAGGAGAAGGATCCCGCGCTGTGCGAGATCTACATCGTCGAGGGTGACTCCGCAGGTGGCTCAGCCAAGCAAGGCCGCGATCGCAAGTTCCAGGCGATCCTGCCGCTACGCGGCAAGGTGCTCAACGTCGAACGCGCGCGCTTCGACAAGCTCATCTCCTCCGAACAGATCGCCACGCTGATCACCGCGCTCGGGACCGGTATCGGCAAGGACGACTTCAAGCCAGAGAAGCTGCGTTACCACCGCATCATCATCATGACCGACGCGGACGTCGACGGCGCCCACATCCGCACCCTGCTGCTGACGCTGTTCTATCGCCAGATGCCCGAGCTCGTCGAGCGCGGTCACATCTACATCGCGCAGCCGCCGCTCTACAAGATCAAGCACGGCAAGAACGAGCGCTACATCAAGGACGATGCCGAACTCGATGCCCACCTGCTGCGGATGGGCCTCGACACCGCGCAACTCATTCCCTCATCGGGAGCAGCGCCAATCGAAGGCGAAACGCTCGGCGAACTCGCCCGCAACTACTTGCTCGCCGAAGCGGTGATCAACCGGGTCTCCGGCTTCATCGACCCCGCTGCGCTGCACGCCATGCTGGCCGGCGATATCAACGTTTCGCTCACCGACGAGGCCGCTGCAACCGATTCCGCAGCGCGACTGCAAGCCTCGATGCCCAAGGGTGTTAATGTCCGGCCCCACTTCGATCAGGAAAGCGAAGCGTGGGAACTGGCGGTGGAGCGCATGCACCACGGCAACGTACGCCGCGGCATCATCGACGCTGAATTCCTTGTCTCCGGTGACTACGCGCAGATCCGGCGCGCCGCCGAAATGATCAATGGCCTGATCGGCGAAGGCGCGGAAATGCGCCGCGGCGAAAAAGCGGCACCGGTTACATCCTTCGCCGACGCCATTCGCTGGATGTTCAACGAAGTCGAACGTAACCTCAGCAAGCAGCGCTACAAAGGCCTCGGCGAAATGAACCCCGACCAGCTGTGGGAAACCACCATGGACCCAGCCGTTCGTCGCCTGCTGAAAGTTCAGATCGACGACGCCATCGCCGCCGACGAAATCTTCACCACGCTCATGGGCGACCAGGTAGAGCCGCGTCGAGAATTCATCGAAAGCAATGCGCTCTACGCGCGCAACATCGATGTCTGATATGAAAAGCGTTTGTCTCTGAACAAGTTCTGAGATACGAATGAACATAAGGCCCATAAAGGGCCTTTTGTTCTTTTTGGAATCGCATTCCCGCCGGTTCGCCGCTCACCAGCGGCAATCTCTGCCGTATCGGCTAGACGCTGCCTGTGCTCGCCACTTCTGGCTGCGAAGCGGTAACCAGCCGGCGCGGCACCATATCTGCATCAAGAAGTCGTTCGATTCGAGCGAACACTTCAAGCCGTGAAAAAGGCTTCTTCATGAAATCGTCGGCGCCGATTCGGGTGCCGAAGAACTGTTCGGTGGCTTGTTCGTTGCCGCTGATCATGATCACCGGAATATCCTTCGTCAGCGGATCACGCCGTAGCGTGCGCAGCGCTGCGAAGCCGTTCATGCCCGGAAGGACGATGTCGAGAAAAATGATGTCCGGCGTCAGGTCGCGGGCTATCTCGATTCCTTCTTCGGCGGTCAGCGCTTCAAGGGTGACGTAGCCGGCGGAATTGAGCATCTTCCGAAGCGCGGCGACGATGGTCGGCGAGTCGTCAACGATCAGTGCGCTCGTACCGGGCCGCGCATTCTGGCGATCACGGACGCGTCGCTCCGGGGGCTGGCCAAGACTGGTCCCAACCGCGTCAGCGTGGTTTGCCGGCGCTTGGGGGGTCGGCGATTTGGCAAGTATCGATTTGAGCTGATCGAAAAGTCCCACGATTACCTCTGCTGAGTGCGCCCAGGCGCGGAGCTTGGTTCAAATCCGGTTGGCGAACAAATCATACCGTCGGCATTCCCGCGCGTGACTGGCTCACGTCAAAAGCGTGAGCGGCCGTGCGTCGGGCGTCACAGTGCGGCTCAATTGCCTATCGGTCCCAAGGGCGAAACAGCTTCAACACCAGACGGAGGCGGATTCGATCGCCCAAAGGCGCCGGCAACCTGTCGCATTTCACGGTCCTTGATATGCCATAGCGATATGCTGTCGGCCTAACCAAAATGTCGTGCCTCGACGGACCGTTCCGATGCCTGGTTTCTCAATCCCTGGTCTGCTTTCGCGCAGCTTTTCCGACGCCCACCGCTTGCTGCGTCTTACCACCCCGCTGGGCAACGATGCACTGCTGGTGGAAATCGCGCGAATCCGCGAGTCGGTGGGGGAAGGTGGCTTTGAACTCGACTTGATGCTCTTGAGCGAGGATGCGCAGATCGCGCACAAATCGCTGATCGGGCAACCGGTGTGTTTGACGCTGCTAACCGATGGCCTCGTGAGTCGAGATCGCCCCTTTCACGGCTATGTGACCGGATTTGGTCTGCAAGGCGCTGATGGGGGGCTTGCGCGCTACCGCATGCGGGTGCAGCCGTGGCTCGCCTTCCTTGGCCACAACCGCGATAGCTGGGCTTTCCAGGATCAGAACGTCGTTGCGATCTGCGATGAGCTCTTCGCTGGCTGGCAAGGGCAAGGCAAGCTGGTCCCGCAGTGGCGCTGGGAGCTGTCTGAGCCTGACGCGTTGCTACCGCGCAGCCTCTGTGTGCAGCATGGTGAGAGTGATCTGGCCTTCGTCGAACGCTTGCTTGCCGAGGAAGGCCTGTTCTACTGGTTCGAGCACGCCGCCGACTCCCACACCCTGGTCATCGCCGATCACAACGGCGCTTTCAAGCAAGTGCCGCCGATGCGCTTTCACCGCGCCGATGCCACCGAAGTGGCCGACACCGTGCAAAGCCTGCAGCGAAGCTCGCGCGTGATGCCCGACACCGTGCGCATCGTGACCTGGGATTACCGTGCCCATCAGCGTGTCACCGTGGAAGCGCGTGGACAGCAGTGCGGCCCAATCTCGCTCGTGCGCAGCGATTCGCCCGGCCTCTACGCCTTCCCGAGTGTGGAAGACGGTGAGCGCTACGCCCAGCGTCAGCTGCAAGCCTGGCAGTGCCGAATTCACACATACCCGATCCGCAGCACCGTGCGCCGGTTCGCACCGGGTACTCGTACCGTG encodes:
- the dnaN gene encoding DNA polymerase III subunit beta produces the protein MLLLTASREALLGPLQSVSGIVEKRHTLPILSNVLIEKHGDDVTLLATDIEIQIRTSGLASGGTDASFTVGARKFQDILRALSDGTEVNLKLEANRLSLHAGKSRFALQTLPASDYPRMQFNDAEAVSFTVSQKAFKRQLAQVAYSMAAQDIRYYLNGLLVVAQGNELRMVATDGHRLAFASAEIDADLPKTEVILPRKTVLELARQLADSDEPLEIALAGNQARFRFGPIELITKLIDGKFPDYERVIPQNHPKLLILGRTMLLASLHRAAILTNEKFRGVRVVLSSGSLKIISSNAEQEEAQEEIEVDYAGDSVDIGFNVTYLLDVLTNSATDEIELRLNDGNSSALITLPGDERFKYVVMPMRI
- the gyrB gene encoding DNA topoisomerase (ATP-hydrolyzing) subunit B: MSEQNQQPAYDEDSIQQLEGLEAVRKRPGMYIGDTSDGTGLHHMVFEVVDNAIDEALAGHCDDIVVTIHTDNSISVTDNGRGIPVGIKFDDKHEPKRSAAEIVMCVLHAGGKFNQNSYKVSGGLHGVGVSCVNALSKWLRLTIRRDGKKHFLEFNRGHAVDRLLEVQNGVEVSPLRVIGDTEKRGTEVHFLADEEIFGTVEFHYEILAKRLRELSFLNNGVRIRLIDQRTNREEDFAFSGGVRGFVEYINRAKTVLHPNVFYAAGATQVPVSGGGGTVELTVEVAMQWNDSYQEQVLCFTNNIPQSDGGTHLTGLRMAMTRVINKYIEENEIAKKAKVEITGDDMREGLACVLSVKMPDPKFASQTKMKLVSSEARPAVEEVVAAKLSEYLLERPIDAKTICGKIVEASRAREAARKAREMTRRKGVLDGVGLPGKLADCQEKDPALCEIYIVEGDSAGGSAKQGRDRKFQAILPLRGKVLNVERARFDKLISSEQIATLITALGTGIGKDDFKPEKLRYHRIIIMTDADVDGAHIRTLLLTLFYRQMPELVERGHIYIAQPPLYKIKHGKNERYIKDDAELDAHLLRMGLDTAQLIPSSGAAPIEGETLGELARNYLLAEAVINRVSGFIDPAALHAMLAGDINVSLTDEAAATDSAARLQASMPKGVNVRPHFDQESEAWELAVERMHHGNVRRGIIDAEFLVSGDYAQIRRAAEMINGLIGEGAEMRRGEKAAPVTSFADAIRWMFNEVERNLSKQRYKGLGEMNPDQLWETTMDPAVRRLLKVQIDDAIAADEIFTTLMGDQVEPRREFIESNALYARNIDV
- a CDS encoding response regulator, giving the protein MGLFDQLKSILAKSPTPQAPANHADAVGTSLGQPPERRVRDRQNARPGTSALIVDDSPTIVAALRKMLNSAGYVTLEALTAEEGIEIARDLTPDIIFLDIVLPGMNGFAALRTLRRDPLTKDIPVIMISGNEQATEQFFGTRIGADDFMKKPFSRLEVFARIERLLDADMVPRRLVTASQPEVASTGSV